A single genomic interval of Corvus cornix cornix isolate S_Up_H32 chromosome 11, ASM73873v5, whole genome shotgun sequence harbors:
- the FHOD1 gene encoding FH1/FH2 domain-containing protein 1 — MAVAEAAEATVPCRVQYLEDADPFAFGSFPEPRRAPVYAVEEALALGAQLPALHRLVGAPLPLEDCTLQVSPSGHYLDLDLSLLEQKDDLEGFYEEVRKGRRPTLILRTQLSVRVHAIIEKLYNSQGPELRRSLFSLKQLFQEDKDLVPEFVNLEGLTCLIKVGAEADQNYQNYILRALSQIMLFMDGMQGVINHNETVQWLYTLSGSPFRLVVKTALKLLLVFVEYTEPNALLLIRAVNAVDQARGACPWSNLMAILGQRNGADTELLVFTMTLINKTLAALPDQDTFYDVTDCLEQQGMEQVVQQYLGSKGTDLDLKQQFTLYESALKLEDDVEEPPPGGRKERRRTDEGRRGWRCQGGSQDASADAQPLLGSPGTPKEAPAEDTLPVPAPTSPAEPCPTSIYNSTSSVRLALASPVAEKEQPPGPGERSVYKARFLENLAAAQKEKISSMAKGRLDVLSDTTLEHPTALAWERDHGTSDSRMEPPSIRSRLARPDTTDSCSTISSDTKFMLDMLYAKGSSESEMEKVFHEIPLPARIQDEVEMDTKGSSSQDQESGRLRGRALDGPVASAHAKLVRAVSSIDAETHTQKLENTGMMPIKKDTELTWERLETIPVQLKIKDLDFTDLGEEEDFDILDTGPMTNGSFLHPGIEAMSAGTFMAPPPPPALPGCPPPPPPPPPAIPGCPPPPPPPPALPGCPPPPPPAIPGCPPPPPPPPAVPSCPPPPGLPGPSTTDGPSQAKKKRTVKLFWKELKQLDSTVGPGKFGQGTLWASLQNVEVNAAKLEHLFESRSKEAPTSKKAIDGKKVVVVLDPKRSNAINIGLTVLPPIHIIKTAVLNFDEFAVSKEGIEKILTMVPTEEEKQKIQEAQLANPDVPLGSAEQFLLSLSSISDLTARLQLWAFKLDYESLEQEIAEPLFDLKVGMEQLARNHTFKCILATLLAMGNFLNGSQSRGFDLGYLEKVSEVKDTVHRQSLLYHLCQMVVEKFPETTDLYSEIASITRSAKIDFEELANSLVQLERRCRASWHNLKVIAKHETKPVLKTKLTEFLKDSTQRIIVLKVVHRRVLNRFHSFVLYLGYPVSAARDVKVTSICKLLREFALEYRTCWERVLQQQKKRAAHRERSKTRGRLITETEKFSGIAEAVLPSAVVSSSPKEQMEAGHESMKIVLTSPTDIPARRSRASQGTGYGTPTQGSPAQEDVPSSPDDASDEIMDRLVKSVTHNANPRPCPNKERRRSRGNRKSLRRTLKSGLSDELVQALGLGRAPDMEV; from the exons CTGGAGGACTGCACGCTGCAGGTCTCGCCCTCTGGACACTACCTGGACCTTGACTTGTCCCTGCTGGAACAGAAGGATGATCTGGAGGGTTTCTATGAGGAGGTCAG GAAGGGGAGACGGCCAACCCTGATCCTGCGCACGCAGCTCTCCGTCCGAGTCCACGCCATCATCG agaagctgtacaACTCGCAGGGGCCGGAGCTGCGGAGGTCCCTCTTCTCCCTGAAGCAGCTCTTCCAG GAGGACAAGGACCTGGTGCCAGAGTTCGTGAACCTGGAGGGGTTGACATGCCTGATCAAAGTGGGGGCAGAAGCTGACCAGAACTACCAGAATTACATCCTCCGGG CCTTGAGCCAGATCATGCTCTTCATGGATGGGATGCAGGGTGTCATAAACCACAACGAGACTGTCCAGTGGCTGTACACGCTGTCAGGAAGCCCA TTTCGCCTGGTGGTGAAGACGGCACTGAAGCTGCTCCTGGTGTTTGTGGAGTACACAGAGCCCAACGCCTTGCTGCTCATCCGCGCCGTCAATGCCGTGGATCAGGCGAGAG GTGCCTGTCCATGGTCCAACCTAATGGCCATCCTGGGGCAGCGCAATGGGGCTGACACGGAGCTGCTGGTGTTCACCATGACGCTGATCAACAAG ACACTGGCAGCCCTCCCAGATCAGGACACCTTCTACGATGTGACCGactgcctggagcagcagggcatGGAGCAGGTGGTGCAGCAGTACCTGGGCAGCAAGGGCACCGACCTCGACTTGAAGCAGCAGTTCACACTCTACGAG AGTGCTCTCAAGCTGGAGGATGATGTGGAAGAGCCGCCCCCAGGGGGACGCAAAGAGCGGAGGAGGACAGACGAGGGCCGGCGTGGGTGGCGATGCCAGGGTGGCTCCCAGGATGCCAGTGCTgatgcccagccactgctgggGTCTCCTGGCACTCCAAAGGAGGCCCCAGCTGAGGAcaccctgcctgtccctgcaccGACCAGCCCAGCAGA ACCCTGTCCCACCAGCATCTACAACAGCACGTCCAGCGTGCGGCTGGCCCTGGCCTCCCCCGTGGCTGAGAAGGAGCAGCCCCCGGGCCCAGGAGAGCGCAGTGTCTACAA AGCTCGCTTTTTGGAAAACCTGGCTGCAGCCCAAAAGGAGAAGATCTCTTCCATGGCCAAGGGACGGCTCGATGTCCTCAGCGATACTACACTGGAGCATCCTACTGCTCTTGCATGGGAAAGAGACCACGGCACCTCTGATTCCAGGATGGAGCCACCCAGCATAA ggTCTCGTTTGGCTCGACCTGACACCACTGACTCCTGCAGCACCATCTCCTCTGACACCAAGTTTATGCTGGACATGCTCTATGCCAAGGGCTCCTCGGAGTCGGAAATGGAGAAGGTGTTCCATGAAATACCTTTACCCGCTCGGATCCAGGACGAGGTGGAAATGGACACCAAGGGAAGTAGCAGCCAGGATCAGGAGAGTGGCCGGCTCCGTGGCAGGGCTCTAGATGGGCCAGTGGCCAGTGCCCATGCCAAGCTGGTACGTGCCGTGTCCAGCATAGATGCCGAGACCCACACGCAGAAGCTGGAGAACACTGGGATGATGCCCATCAAAAAGGACACAGAGCTGACATGGGAGCGCCTGGAGACCAtccctgtgcagctgaagaTCAAGGACCTGGACTTCACTGatctgggggaagaagaagatTTTGACATCCTGGACACGGGGCCAATGACCAACGGATCCTTCCTCCATCCTGGCATTGAAGCAATGAGTGCTGGAACATTCATGGCTCCCCCTccacctcctgccctccctggttgtccaccaccaccaccacctccacctcctgccatcCCTGGTTGCCCACCACCTCCACCTccacctcctgccctccctggtTGCCCACCACCTCCACCTCCTGCTATCCCTGGTTGCCCACCACCTCCACCTCCACCTCCTGCAGTCCCCAGCTGCCCACCCCCGCCAGGGCTGCCAGGCCCCTCAACAACAGATGGCCCCTCCCAGGCCAAGAAGAAGAGGACAGTGAAGCTCTTCTGGAAGGAGCTGAAGCAGCTGGATAGCACTGTGGGGCCTGGCAAGTTCGGCCAGGGGACACTCTGGGCATCCCTGCAGAATGTCGAGGTCAATGCTGCCAAACTGGAGCATCTCTTTGAGTCACGGTCAAAGGAAGCGCCAACCTCAAAG AAAGCCATTGATGGGAagaaggtggtggtggtgttggaCCCCAAGAGGAGCAACGCCATCAACATTGGCCTCACCGTGCTGCCGCCCATCCATATAATCAAGACAGCTGTACTCAACTTTGATGAGTTTGCGGTCAGTAAGGAAGGGATTGAG AAAATCCTAACCATGGTCCCaactgaggaggaaaaacagaagatcCAGGAGGCCCAGTTGGCCAATCCTGACGTGCCTttgggctctgcagagcagttcTTGCTCTCCCTGTCTTCCATCAGTGACCTCACAGCCAGGCTCCAGCTCTGGGCCTTCAAGCTGGACTATGAAAGCCTGGAGCAG GAGATCGCAGAGCCGCTCTTTGATCTGAAGGTAGGCATGGAGCAGCTGGCCAGAAATCACACATTCAAGTGCATCTTGGCCACACTGCTGGCTATGGGCAACTTCTTGAATGGTTCCCAG AGCAGAGGCTTTGACCTGGGCTACCTGGAGAAGGTCTCGGAAGTGAAGGACACGGTGCACCGGCAGTCCCTGCTCTACCATCTCTGCCAGATGGTGGTAGAGAAGTTCCCAGAAACCACTGACCTCTACTCAGAAATTGCCTCCATCACCCGCTCCGCCAAG ATTGACTTTGAAGAGCTGGCCAACAgcctggtgcagctggagcGGAGGTGCAGGGCCTCCTGGCACAACCTGAAGGTGATTGCCAAGCATGAGACCAAGCCAGTGCTGAAGACCAAGCTGACAGAGTTCCTCAAGGACAGCACTCAGCGCATCATCGTCCTGAAGGTGGTGCACAGGCGTGTCCTCAACAG GTTTCACTCCTTCGTGCTGTACCTGGGGTACCCGGTGAGCGCGGCGCGGGACGTGAAGGTGACGTCCATCTGCAAACTGCTGCGGGAGTTCGCCCTGGAGTACCGCACGTGCTGGGAGCGcgtcctgcagcagcagaagaaacgTGCTGCCCACCGCGAGCGCAGCAAGACCCGGGGACGGCTCATCACCGAG ACTGAGAAATTCTCTGGCATTGCCGAGGCAGTTTTGCCATCTGCCGTGGTGTCCAGCAGCCCCAAGGAGCAGATGGAAGCGGGTCACGAGAGCATGAAGATTGTGCTGACCTCCCCCACAGATATCCCTGCCCGCCgcagcagagccagccagg GAACTGGGTATGGCACCCCGACCCAGGGCTCTCCAGCCCAGGAGGATGTTCCCAGCTCCCCCGATGATGCTTCAGATGAAATCATGGACCGGCTGGTGAAATCAGTGACTCACAATGCCAACCCCCGACCCTGCCCCAACAAAGAGCGCAGGAGGTCCCGTGGCAATCGGAAATCCT TGCGGCGGACGCTGAAGAGCGGGCTCAGCGATGAACTGGTGCAGGCACTGGGCCTGGGGCGGGCACCTGACATGGAGGTTTGA